Proteins found in one Arthrobacter pascens genomic segment:
- a CDS encoding pyridoxal phosphate-dependent aminotransferase: MSAARVSQRISAIAESATLAVDAKAKALKAAGRPVIGFGAGEPDFPTPDYIVQAAIDAASQPKYHRYSPAGGLPELKKAIAEKTLRDSGYAVDASQVLVTNGGKQAVYNTFATLVDPGDEVIVPTPFWTTYPEAIRLAGGIPVEVFAGPEQDYLVTVDQLEAAVTDKTKILLFVSPSNPTGSVYSPEQVAEIGQWAASKGLWVVTDEIYEHLTYDGVPFTSIATAAPELGDKLVILNGVAKTYAMTGWRVGWMIGPADVIKAATNLQSHATSNVSNIPQIAALAAVSGPLTAVNEMKVAFDRRRKAIVAGLNAIDGVECPTPKGAFYVYADVRALLGKEFPTAAGTSTPSTSAELATLILDEVEVAVVPGEAFGPSGYLRLSYALGDDDLATGVARLQDFLGKAK; encoded by the coding sequence ATGTCTGCCGCCCGCGTTTCCCAGCGCATTTCCGCTATTGCCGAATCCGCAACCCTGGCCGTTGACGCCAAGGCCAAGGCGCTTAAGGCAGCAGGCCGGCCGGTCATTGGCTTCGGTGCCGGGGAACCGGACTTCCCCACACCGGACTACATTGTTCAGGCCGCCATCGATGCCGCCAGCCAGCCGAAGTACCACCGATACTCCCCTGCCGGCGGCCTGCCGGAGCTCAAGAAGGCCATCGCGGAAAAGACCCTGCGCGACTCCGGCTACGCCGTGGACGCATCCCAAGTGCTGGTGACCAACGGAGGCAAGCAGGCCGTCTACAACACCTTCGCCACGCTGGTGGATCCGGGCGACGAAGTGATTGTGCCCACCCCGTTCTGGACCACTTACCCTGAGGCCATCAGGCTAGCCGGCGGTATCCCCGTTGAGGTCTTCGCTGGCCCGGAACAGGACTACCTGGTCACCGTCGACCAGCTCGAGGCGGCCGTTACGGACAAAACCAAGATCCTGCTTTTCGTATCGCCGTCAAACCCCACCGGCTCCGTTTACTCCCCTGAGCAGGTCGCTGAGATCGGCCAATGGGCCGCATCCAAGGGGCTGTGGGTGGTGACCGACGAAATCTATGAGCACCTGACCTACGACGGCGTCCCGTTCACCTCCATCGCCACCGCAGCTCCGGAGCTGGGCGACAAACTGGTGATCCTGAACGGTGTGGCGAAGACCTACGCGATGACCGGTTGGCGGGTGGGCTGGATGATCGGTCCGGCCGATGTCATCAAGGCCGCCACCAACCTCCAGTCGCACGCCACCTCCAACGTCTCCAACATCCCGCAGATCGCCGCCCTCGCAGCAGTCTCCGGCCCCCTGACCGCAGTCAATGAAATGAAGGTGGCGTTCGACCGCCGCCGCAAGGCGATCGTGGCCGGGCTTAACGCCATTGACGGCGTGGAATGCCCGACGCCGAAGGGCGCCTTCTACGTGTACGCGGACGTCCGTGCCCTGCTGGGTAAGGAATTCCCGACCGCGGCCGGTACGTCCACGCCGTCGACCTCCGCAGAACTGGCCACCCTTATCCTTGACGAGGTTGAAGTGGCCGTGGTGCCGGGTGAGGCCTTTGGGCCTTCGGGCTACCTCCGTCTCTCCTACGCCTTGGGCGATGACGACCTGGCCACGGGTGTGGCCCGGTTGCAGGACTTCCTAGGCAAGGCCAAGTAG
- a CDS encoding LuxR C-terminal-related transcriptional regulator — translation MNNVQGAGTGPVRPMNTVRVVIVDDHAIFRSGLKADLDASIQVVGEAATVEQAIAVIAQERPEVVLLDVHLPGGLGGGGREVIAGSAALLANTKFLALSVSDAAEDVVAVIRAGARGYVTKTISGAEITDAVFRVAGGDAVFSPRLAGFVLDAFGTAPADIADNELDRLSARELEVMRLIARGYSYKEVAKELFISIKTVETHVSAVLRKLQLSSRHELTKWAAERRLL, via the coding sequence ATGAACAACGTACAGGGGGCCGGTACCGGTCCGGTCCGCCCGATGAACACTGTCCGGGTGGTGATTGTGGATGACCACGCCATCTTCCGCTCCGGCCTCAAGGCTGACCTTGATGCGAGCATCCAGGTGGTGGGCGAGGCCGCCACCGTGGAGCAGGCCATTGCCGTGATCGCGCAGGAACGTCCGGAAGTGGTGCTCCTGGACGTTCACCTGCCGGGTGGGCTGGGCGGCGGCGGCCGGGAAGTGATCGCCGGCTCGGCAGCTCTCCTGGCCAACACAAAATTCCTGGCCCTCAGCGTCTCGGACGCGGCCGAGGACGTCGTGGCGGTCATCCGGGCGGGCGCCCGGGGCTACGTCACCAAAACCATTTCCGGGGCCGAGATCACGGACGCCGTCTTCCGGGTGGCCGGTGGAGACGCCGTCTTTTCGCCCCGGCTGGCGGGGTTTGTCCTGGACGCCTTCGGCACGGCCCCGGCAGACATCGCCGATAACGAACTGGACCGGCTCTCCGCCCGCGAACTCGAAGTCATGCGCCTGATAGCCCGCGGCTACAGCTATAAGGAAGTGGCCAAGGAGCTGTTCATCAGCATCAAAACAGTGGAAACACACGTCTCGGCTGTCCTGCGAAAGCTCCAGCTCTCAAGCCGGCATGAACTGACGAAGTGGGCTGCCGAGCGCCGCCTCCTCTAA
- a CDS encoding ATP-binding protein, producing MTTALARPPLVRSSERLIAGVCAGLAAHLGWPVRNVRIGMVLASLAGGAGLAFYAWLWIMVPTADESARRNARRPASPIAPAVSQPPPAAGASASASAASNAGPHAAARPLWENPDAGAAAASAAAASVAGAMPAAVGSSPVSPPLASYGEAARPPWFRARSMRYGKEILLGSGLLLVAGILIAQLLGVNVPLGTLIPAAAVLGGAAIAWMQLDETRRAGLVDKTKADQAGGWARLAAGLALVVAGVLVMVSGSGSWEQTWLALLASVAVLGGVVLVLLPWALKFWRDLESERAGRIRETERAEIAAHLHDSVLQTLALIQRRAGNEHDVVRLARAQERELRGWLFQDPGKDAGQLSDRIKATAAEVEDFLGNAVEVVSVGDTAMTEAYEALVQASREAMLNASRHGGGTVSVYLEVSGGRAEVFIKDRGPGFTLQDVPEDRLGVRESIIGRMKRHGGSASITSTPDGTEVRLGLPGIQTDNGEGKT from the coding sequence ATGACAACCGCCCTGGCCCGCCCGCCGCTGGTCCGCAGCAGCGAGCGCCTCATCGCCGGAGTATGCGCCGGCCTTGCGGCGCATCTGGGCTGGCCAGTGAGGAATGTCCGGATCGGCATGGTCCTGGCATCGCTGGCCGGCGGCGCGGGCCTGGCGTTCTACGCCTGGCTATGGATCATGGTTCCCACCGCTGACGAAAGTGCCCGGCGCAACGCCCGCCGCCCGGCGTCGCCCATTGCGCCGGCCGTGAGCCAACCGCCGCCAGCCGCCGGCGCCTCCGCGTCAGCGTCGGCTGCTTCGAACGCCGGGCCGCACGCCGCCGCGCGGCCGCTCTGGGAAAATCCCGACGCCGGTGCTGCCGCCGCCTCTGCTGCCGCCGCCTCTGTTGCCGGGGCTATGCCCGCTGCGGTCGGTTCTTCGCCTGTTTCCCCGCCTCTGGCCAGTTACGGTGAGGCCGCCCGTCCGCCCTGGTTCAGGGCCCGCAGCATGCGGTACGGCAAGGAGATCCTGCTGGGTTCCGGCCTCCTCTTGGTCGCGGGCATCCTGATCGCCCAGCTCCTCGGTGTTAACGTGCCGCTGGGCACCCTGATCCCGGCTGCGGCGGTGCTGGGCGGCGCGGCCATCGCCTGGATGCAGCTGGACGAGACCCGCCGGGCGGGGCTGGTGGACAAGACCAAGGCAGACCAGGCCGGTGGTTGGGCGCGGCTCGCCGCCGGGCTGGCGCTGGTGGTGGCCGGTGTGCTGGTGATGGTGTCCGGCTCCGGGTCGTGGGAGCAGACCTGGCTGGCACTGTTGGCGTCGGTGGCGGTCCTGGGCGGGGTGGTGCTGGTGCTGCTCCCGTGGGCTTTGAAATTCTGGCGCGATCTGGAATCCGAACGTGCGGGCAGGATCCGTGAGACCGAACGGGCCGAGATCGCAGCCCACCTTCACGACTCCGTGCTTCAGACCCTTGCCCTGATCCAGCGGCGCGCCGGCAACGAGCACGATGTGGTGCGGCTGGCCAGGGCGCAAGAACGGGAACTCCGGGGCTGGCTGTTCCAGGATCCAGGCAAGGACGCCGGCCAGCTCTCGGACCGGATCAAGGCAACCGCAGCGGAGGTGGAAGACTTCCTGGGCAACGCTGTGGAAGTGGTGAGCGTGGGAGACACCGCCATGACTGAAGCGTACGAGGCATTGGTCCAGGCCAGCAGGGAAGCCATGCTTAATGCCTCCCGGCACGGCGGCGGAACCGTCTCTGTTTACCTCGAAGTTTCCGGCGGCCGCGCCGAGGTCTTTATCAAGGACCGGGGGCCCGGCTTCACGCTCCAGGACGTGCCCGAGGACCGTCTGGGCGTCAGGGAATCCATCATCGGCCGGATGAAGCGCCACGGCGGCAGTGCCTCCATCACCAGCACCCCTGACGGGACTGAAGTGCGGCTGGGACTGCCGGGGATCCAAACGGACAACGGGGAAGGGAAGACATGA
- the ygfZ gene encoding CAF17-like 4Fe-4S cluster assembly/insertion protein YgfZ, with protein MTTHSPLLSRPGAVEAAGADAGVASHYGEPLREQRALAAGTAVVDLSHRGVVTVTGPDRLSWLNTLSSQQLTGLQPGESSELLLLTVQGRIEFDARVVDDGGTTWLIVEAAEAAPLAEWLNRMKFMLRVVIEDVSEDWAVIGSTKAVEEWSGLLSWRDPWPHVGTGGYAYSVVAEADHPGLDRPWIEYLVPAADLAVTAGDRPLAGVLAAEALRIAAWRPRLGAETDDKTIPHELDLLRTAVHLAKGCYKGQETVARVHNLGHPPRRLVFLQLDGSQHTMPVPGSQVLLGERKVGVVTSVAQHYEMGPVALALIKRSVGPDEILTVMDGEEAYVAAQEVIVAPDAGQVVGRQTGFLRGTH; from the coding sequence ATGACTACTCACAGCCCACTGCTGTCGCGCCCTGGCGCCGTTGAGGCAGCCGGCGCGGACGCCGGCGTCGCATCCCACTATGGTGAACCGTTGCGGGAGCAGCGCGCGCTGGCGGCAGGCACCGCCGTCGTCGATCTTTCGCACCGCGGCGTGGTGACCGTCACCGGACCCGACCGGCTGAGCTGGCTGAACACGCTGTCCTCACAGCAGCTCACCGGGCTGCAGCCGGGTGAATCCAGCGAGCTGCTCCTGCTGACCGTGCAGGGCCGGATCGAGTTTGACGCCCGGGTAGTGGACGACGGCGGGACCACCTGGCTGATCGTCGAGGCCGCCGAGGCGGCACCGCTGGCGGAGTGGCTGAACAGGATGAAGTTCATGCTGCGTGTCGTGATCGAGGACGTCTCCGAAGATTGGGCCGTGATCGGCTCCACCAAGGCCGTTGAGGAATGGTCGGGACTCCTGTCCTGGCGCGACCCGTGGCCGCACGTCGGTACTGGCGGGTATGCGTATTCGGTGGTGGCGGAAGCGGACCACCCCGGGTTGGACCGGCCCTGGATCGAATACCTGGTTCCGGCGGCCGACCTGGCAGTGACCGCGGGAGACCGCCCGCTGGCCGGCGTCCTGGCCGCGGAAGCCCTCCGGATCGCTGCGTGGCGTCCGCGCCTGGGCGCGGAGACCGACGACAAAACCATCCCGCACGAGCTCGATCTCCTGCGGACCGCCGTTCACCTGGCAAAGGGCTGCTACAAGGGCCAGGAAACGGTTGCACGCGTCCATAACCTGGGCCATCCGCCACGGCGCCTGGTGTTCCTGCAGCTGGACGGGTCCCAGCACACCATGCCGGTGCCGGGCAGCCAGGTGCTGCTGGGTGAGCGCAAAGTGGGGGTAGTGACCTCGGTGGCCCAGCACTATGAGATGGGCCCCGTGGCGCTGGCCCTTATTAAGCGGTCCGTAGGGCCTGATGAAATACTGACCGTGATGGACGGTGAGGAAGCCTACGTCGCCGCCCAGGAAGTGATCGTTGCCCCCGACGCCGGCCAGGTGGTCGGGCGCCAGACAGGATTCCTCAGGGGGACCCACTGA
- a CDS encoding FABP family protein, which produces MPIEIPTDLTPELVPLSWLIGEWEGHGRLGSGDEDSEHFFQHVSFTHNGLAYLQYRAESWLTDDDGTRLRPLTVETGFWALERKQLDADGGPGLVPADIVPALKSADEVEALRNSDGGFDISVSISHPGGISELYYGQIKGPQIQLTTDMVMRGSHSKDYSAATRIFGLVDGNLLWRWDVATGGTSQPGRGLEAHASAFLKKVS; this is translated from the coding sequence GTGCCGATTGAGATTCCAACAGACCTGACTCCAGAACTTGTTCCGCTTTCCTGGCTCATTGGTGAGTGGGAAGGCCACGGCCGGCTCGGCAGCGGGGACGAGGATTCGGAGCACTTTTTCCAGCACGTATCCTTCACGCATAACGGGCTGGCCTACCTGCAGTACCGCGCGGAAAGCTGGTTGACCGACGACGACGGTACGCGGCTCCGGCCGCTCACCGTTGAGACCGGCTTTTGGGCACTGGAGCGCAAACAGCTGGATGCCGACGGCGGTCCCGGCCTGGTGCCGGCGGACATCGTCCCGGCCCTCAAGAGCGCCGACGAGGTCGAAGCCCTGCGCAACAGCGACGGCGGATTCGACATCTCGGTGTCCATCTCGCACCCCGGCGGGATCTCGGAGCTGTACTACGGCCAGATCAAAGGACCGCAGATCCAGCTCACCACGGACATGGTGATGCGCGGCAGCCACTCCAAGGACTACAGCGCCGCCACCCGGATCTTTGGCCTGGTGGACGGTAATCTGCTCTGGCGCTGGGATGTCGCCACCGGCGGAACCTCGCAGCCCGGCAGGGGACTTGAGGCCCACGCCTCAGCCTTCCTGAAGAAGGTCTCCTGA
- a CDS encoding GNAT family N-acetyltransferase, translating to MTLDPGSAAIIQLAWARRLGLDDDAFGAALTSGERIVRADDSVQTVEFVRLFGSSALVGPQWVIDAAAGITDQEMAQHVTLLTLTRSHGGYGLGAAALFFADDLPLRQPSEELTVSHGNAEAIELEGLCPPDDVNEVGLSDLENRYTIIHEVEGRRVPVACGAYTEWEGLLGQLGVLVDPEWRRRGLGSLAASIAAHEALVAGLTVQWRAEVSNTGAVALARKLGLAAGGIQTSVHLG from the coding sequence ATGACTCTTGACCCCGGTTCCGCCGCCATCATCCAGCTCGCTTGGGCCAGGCGCCTGGGGCTCGACGACGATGCTTTCGGTGCGGCGCTCACATCCGGCGAGCGGATTGTCAGGGCCGACGACTCGGTGCAGACGGTGGAGTTCGTCCGCCTGTTCGGGAGTTCCGCCCTGGTGGGTCCGCAGTGGGTAATCGACGCTGCCGCAGGGATAACCGACCAAGAAATGGCACAGCACGTCACCCTGCTGACCCTGACCCGGTCCCATGGCGGGTACGGCCTTGGCGCTGCTGCACTCTTCTTCGCTGATGACCTGCCGCTGCGCCAACCGTCAGAGGAGTTGACCGTATCCCACGGCAATGCTGAAGCGATCGAGCTGGAAGGCCTGTGCCCGCCGGACGACGTCAATGAGGTTGGGCTTTCAGACCTGGAGAACCGCTACACCATCATCCATGAGGTAGAGGGCCGCAGGGTTCCCGTCGCCTGCGGAGCCTACACGGAATGGGAAGGGCTACTCGGCCAGCTGGGCGTCCTGGTGGACCCGGAATGGCGGCGCCGCGGGCTGGGATCCCTGGCGGCGTCCATCGCAGCCCACGAAGCGCTGGTTGCCGGGCTCACCGTCCAGTGGCGCGCCGAAGTCAGCAACACCGGAGCCGTGGCACTGGCGCGGAAACTTGGTCTGGCTGCCGGAGGCATCCAGACCAGCGTCCATCTGGGCTGA
- a CDS encoding PspC domain-containing protein has protein sequence MNSQTPTPDDSQPTEPLPDSRKEQPTEPLVPPPPSTPQDAPQDAPQDAPHQAPYSQYPGPYPGAKAPGQPQDFFTWIRSHGIQRGRERWIGGVAGGIAQRMGIDPLIVRGIFIVLTLFAGIGVLLYGLAWAFLPEPDGRIHVQEAGAGRWSSGMTGSLITTVMGLTGLGGGFWGWRGNGFGGFFWTVFWVGGAMYLIYYLTQRNKARNGAPMGTTPQRAGPGGNAAFAAAYPSTPFPSQYSAPDATSTGNGPYAPTPPSGPTAPFGGGPYSGGSYGGGYQPPQGPARAPKVRPGGPGAPAVAITAGAALLVGGGLKALDAGNVINLGDSANAIVWASAAAVLGLGILLAGLRGRTSGVLGFFAIVALVIGGIFNVAGNGDRVRFEQVDWTPSSLEQAREGFAVTAGRGTVDLTALGSNAPLSSDVVIPLDITASNVTVVIPNTVPVDIKADMTLGNLNEGTSHRSGISTRESTYNTDKPGSHLVIQIDGTVSNVTIQEGH, from the coding sequence ATGAACTCGCAGACCCCCACCCCGGATGACAGCCAGCCCACGGAACCTCTCCCTGACTCGCGAAAGGAACAGCCCACCGAACCGCTCGTGCCACCTCCGCCGTCCACTCCGCAGGACGCACCACAGGATGCACCACAGGACGCACCGCACCAGGCGCCCTACAGCCAATACCCCGGCCCTTACCCCGGCGCCAAAGCGCCTGGCCAGCCACAGGATTTCTTCACGTGGATCCGCAGCCATGGTATCCAGCGCGGCCGCGAGCGCTGGATCGGCGGCGTTGCCGGCGGGATAGCGCAGCGGATGGGAATCGATCCCTTGATTGTCCGCGGCATCTTCATTGTCCTTACCCTTTTCGCCGGAATCGGTGTCCTGCTCTACGGTCTTGCCTGGGCTTTCCTCCCCGAACCTGATGGACGCATCCATGTCCAGGAGGCGGGCGCCGGACGCTGGTCCAGCGGAATGACAGGATCACTGATCACCACGGTGATGGGGCTCACGGGCCTCGGCGGCGGATTCTGGGGCTGGAGGGGCAACGGCTTCGGAGGCTTCTTCTGGACCGTGTTCTGGGTGGGCGGCGCCATGTACCTCATCTACTACCTGACCCAGCGCAACAAGGCCCGGAACGGAGCTCCGATGGGCACCACCCCGCAACGGGCCGGTCCAGGCGGGAACGCCGCCTTCGCCGCCGCCTACCCGTCAACCCCCTTCCCTTCTCAGTACTCGGCACCGGACGCCACCTCAACGGGCAACGGGCCCTACGCGCCCACGCCGCCCTCCGGTCCCACCGCGCCCTTCGGCGGCGGACCCTACAGCGGCGGATCGTACGGCGGTGGCTACCAACCGCCGCAGGGCCCGGCCCGCGCCCCAAAGGTCCGCCCCGGCGGCCCGGGCGCTCCGGCCGTGGCAATCACCGCGGGAGCAGCACTGCTGGTGGGCGGAGGCCTCAAAGCCCTCGATGCCGGCAACGTGATCAATCTGGGCGACTCCGCCAATGCCATCGTCTGGGCCAGCGCAGCAGCCGTCCTGGGCCTGGGCATCCTCCTGGCCGGGTTAAGGGGCCGGACCTCGGGTGTTCTGGGGTTCTTCGCCATCGTGGCCCTGGTGATCGGCGGAATCTTCAATGTTGCGGGCAACGGCGACCGGGTCCGCTTCGAGCAGGTTGACTGGACACCCTCGAGCCTCGAACAGGCCCGCGAAGGATTCGCTGTCACCGCCGGACGCGGAACCGTTGACCTTACGGCACTGGGCTCGAATGCCCCGCTGAGCTCCGACGTCGTGATTCCGCTGGATATCACGGCGAGCAACGTGACAGTGGTCATTCCCAACACCGTCCCCGTGGACATCAAGGCCGACATGACCCTGGGCAACCTCAACGAAGGGACCAGCCACCGCAGCGGCATCTCCACACGGGAAAGCACCTACAACACCGACAAGCCCGGCAGCCACCTGGTCATCCAGATCGACGGCACCGTCAGCAACGTCACCATCCAGGAAGGGCACTGA
- the nusG gene encoding transcription termination/antitermination protein NusG, producing the protein MSEQELEVTETEQEKSTDITAAPTAEAGEESEVESAAPESADADSDDADPSGENEADSSEAGDATDDAEGGSEEESDALAAAAAAAEVDPAEEFKGKLRRQEGDWYVIHSYAGYENRVKANLETRIQTLDMEDYIFEIQVPMEEVVEIKNAQRKVINRVRIPGYVLVRMDLTDASWGAVRHTPGVTGFVGNAHNPVPLRLDEVFSMLAPVFEEEQAEKGKPVKHAAAPVDVDFEVGESVIVKEGPFETLPATISEIKVESQTLVVLVSIFERETPVTLAFNQVTKI; encoded by the coding sequence GTGTCTGAGCAGGAGCTCGAGGTAACCGAGACTGAGCAGGAAAAGTCCACGGACATCACGGCAGCCCCCACGGCAGAAGCCGGTGAAGAGTCTGAGGTTGAGTCCGCTGCGCCCGAATCCGCCGATGCCGATTCTGACGATGCTGACCCCTCAGGGGAAAATGAAGCTGACTCTTCAGAGGCCGGCGATGCCACTGACGATGCCGAAGGCGGCTCCGAAGAAGAGTCCGACGCCCTTGCGGCGGCTGCTGCTGCCGCTGAAGTGGATCCAGCTGAGGAATTCAAGGGCAAGCTGCGCCGCCAGGAGGGTGACTGGTACGTCATCCACTCGTACGCCGGTTACGAAAACCGCGTGAAGGCCAACCTTGAGACCCGCATCCAGACCCTGGACATGGAAGATTACATCTTCGAAATCCAGGTGCCGATGGAAGAGGTCGTTGAGATCAAGAACGCTCAGCGCAAGGTCATCAACCGCGTCCGCATCCCCGGCTACGTGCTGGTCCGCATGGACCTGACGGATGCCTCCTGGGGCGCCGTCCGCCACACCCCCGGCGTCACCGGCTTCGTGGGCAACGCCCACAACCCCGTCCCGCTGCGCCTGGACGAAGTCTTCTCCATGCTTGCCCCGGTCTTCGAAGAAGAGCAGGCTGAAAAGGGCAAGCCGGTCAAGCACGCTGCCGCCCCGGTTGACGTTGACTTCGAGGTCGGCGAGTCCGTCATCGTCAAGGAAGGTCCGTTCGAGACCCTTCCTGCCACGATCTCCGAGATCAAGGTGGAATCCCAGACCCTCGTGGTCCTGGTCTCCATCTTCGAACGCGAAACCCCGGTCACCCTGGCGTTCAACCAGGTCACCAAGATCTGA
- the secE gene encoding preprotein translocase subunit SecE, protein MSEDQVTETAASSSKGRPAKKDAKANFFARIALFVRQVIGELKKVVAPTRKELINYTLVVLVFVAIMMVIVSLLDLGFGTAVSWVFGGIAPTDR, encoded by the coding sequence ATGAGTGAGGACCAGGTGACCGAAACAGCTGCCAGCAGCTCCAAGGGCCGCCCAGCTAAGAAGGACGCCAAGGCAAACTTCTTCGCTCGCATTGCACTTTTTGTCCGCCAGGTCATCGGCGAACTGAAGAAAGTCGTTGCGCCTACCCGCAAGGAATTGATCAATTACACGCTCGTGGTGCTGGTGTTCGTGGCCATCATGATGGTCATCGTCAGCCTGCTGGACCTCGGTTTTGGAACCGCGGTCAGCTGGGTCTTCGGCGGCATCGCCCCCACGGACCGCTAA
- a CDS encoding ATP-dependent 6-phosphofructokinase, which translates to MKIGILTSGGDCPGLNAVIRGAVLKGIAIHGHEFVGFLDGWRGVVEGDIIDIPRTMVRGIAKQGGTILGTSRTNPFDNGGGPEVIKAHMERLGIDAIIAIGGEGTLAAAKRLTDAGLKIVGVPKTVDNDLDATDYTFGFDTAVQIATEAIDRLRTTGESHHRCMIAEVMGRHVGWIALHAGMAAGAHAILIPEQKVSIEQITEWVREAHDRGRAPLVVVAEGFVPDHMESPHSERGLDTFGRPRLGGIADRLAPELEARTGIETRATILGHIQRGGVPSAFDRVLATRLGMAAIDSVVEGYWGTMVALKGTDIEHVGFQEALGKLKTVPQKRYDEAAVLFG; encoded by the coding sequence ATGAAAATAGGAATTCTCACCAGCGGTGGCGACTGCCCCGGGTTGAACGCCGTCATCCGCGGCGCCGTCCTCAAGGGCATCGCCATCCACGGCCACGAATTCGTCGGATTCCTCGATGGCTGGCGCGGCGTTGTCGAAGGCGACATCATCGACATCCCCCGCACCATGGTCCGCGGCATCGCCAAGCAGGGCGGCACCATCCTGGGCACGTCCCGCACCAACCCGTTCGACAATGGCGGCGGGCCCGAGGTCATCAAGGCCCACATGGAGCGGCTTGGCATCGACGCCATCATCGCCATCGGCGGTGAGGGAACGCTCGCGGCGGCTAAGCGACTCACGGACGCCGGTCTCAAGATCGTAGGTGTCCCGAAGACCGTGGACAACGACCTGGACGCCACGGATTACACCTTCGGTTTTGATACTGCCGTTCAGATCGCCACCGAGGCCATCGACCGGCTGCGGACCACCGGCGAGTCCCACCACCGCTGCATGATCGCTGAAGTGATGGGCCGTCACGTGGGCTGGATCGCACTGCATGCGGGCATGGCTGCCGGAGCCCATGCCATTCTGATTCCCGAGCAGAAGGTCAGCATCGAACAGATCACCGAGTGGGTGCGCGAAGCCCACGACCGCGGCCGTGCGCCGCTGGTGGTGGTTGCGGAAGGCTTTGTTCCGGACCACATGGAATCCCCGCACTCCGAGCGCGGCCTGGATACCTTCGGCCGGCCACGACTGGGTGGTATCGCTGACCGGCTTGCCCCTGAGCTTGAGGCCCGCACCGGCATCGAGACCCGTGCCACGATCCTGGGCCACATCCAGCGCGGCGGAGTCCCGTCGGCCTTCGATCGGGTCCTGGCCACCCGGCTGGGAATGGCCGCCATCGACTCCGTGGTGGAGGGTTATTGGGGCACCATGGTGGCACTCAAGGGCACCGATATTGAGCACGTCGGCTTCCAGGAGGCCCTGGGCAAGCTGAAGACGGTCCCGCAGAAGCGCTATGACGAAGCCGCGGTCCTGTTCGGCTGA
- a CDS encoding PspC domain-containing protein — MDKFFSIVRGFGLKRGPQRWVGGVCGGIADKLNVDVAFVRIAFLVFCLLPGPAVVFYLAAWLILPDQKNSIPLQTFLDRRSINGS, encoded by the coding sequence ATGGATAAGTTCTTCAGCATCGTCAGGGGCTTCGGCCTGAAACGCGGACCACAGCGCTGGGTGGGCGGCGTGTGCGGAGGTATCGCTGACAAGCTCAACGTGGATGTGGCCTTTGTGCGCATCGCCTTCCTGGTCTTCTGCCTCCTGCCGGGCCCTGCAGTGGTCTTCTACCTCGCCGCATGGCTGATTCTTCCGGACCAGAAGAACTCCATCCCGCTGCAGACCTTCCTGGACAGACGATCCATCAACGGATCCTGA
- a CDS encoding ankyrin repeat domain-containing protein has protein sequence MTGPDEEAVALAHTLFQAAREGDTALLRSYLNAGAPATMTNAAGDSLLMLAAYHGHAEAVQLILKHGGEANSVNDRGQTPLAGAAFKGYTDVARVLLDAGADPDAGSPSARAAAQMFARTEILDLLGQ, from the coding sequence ATGACTGGACCCGACGAAGAGGCCGTGGCCCTCGCACACACCCTGTTTCAAGCCGCCAGGGAGGGCGATACCGCTCTCCTGCGCAGCTACCTCAACGCCGGGGCGCCGGCCACCATGACCAACGCCGCGGGGGATTCCCTGCTGATGCTGGCCGCTTACCACGGCCACGCCGAGGCCGTGCAGCTCATCCTCAAGCATGGGGGAGAGGCCAACTCGGTCAACGACCGCGGGCAGACCCCGTTGGCCGGGGCAGCCTTCAAGGGCTACACGGACGTGGCCCGGGTGCTGCTGGACGCGGGCGCTGATCCTGACGCCGGTTCGCCGTCCGCGCGGGCGGCCGCGCAGATGTTTGCCCGCACTGAGATCCTTGACCTGCTCGGCCAATAA